A window of the Radiobacillus deserti genome harbors these coding sequences:
- a CDS encoding glycoside hydrolase domain-containing protein, whose amino-acid sequence MILENGEETTRKQTLGTWLFHVPQDGQGLANLYGNRKALAEKLDEFFSTPETALHPGHYGGVIHEMREARDVRMGMYGHSNQPSHHIAYMYNYTGQPWKTQEKISEIMSRLYLGSEIGQGYAGDEDNGEMSAWYIFSAAGFYPLQMGSPNYAIGAPHFEKMTIHLENGKDIVINAPDVSKENKYIQSLKVNGKRYNKTSIPHKLLANGATLDFDMGAKPSKWGTSEDALPTSITEAATDGTSIQLDPLSDFTNDGKGKAYHSDQGVAKAWFDNTSATKLSLVADKAWVQYKFDSNEKRAMMYTLTSGETKEEDPKSWEVIGSNDGKHWTLLDREEDASFKWRNFTQPFTIDNPGDYQYYRVQFKENQGADQITLVEVEFLGYGDVTKKLDQVEETVENLRESKDISWHEHLMLESKLKVMNYLLEKDRYSIASKQIEATMKWLRHSRHLSDDVRSMLIAEFTALKGYIDRADKDSIPGKGRWKYRDEVEQVPIFELSTLNTPTIEPGQDATISVDIQNVGMSEGEKEVVLSINGEQQEVKIVTVAPEESKTVSFSVSDLPLGIHEINVNDLVGTLKVLHENEPVLSMNFEGEDASDQSPYKNDGTINGSSHVVEGKFGNALQLDGGWIEVPSSEFLNGGDELSIATWVKLDDAKEDQKIIGKTSIGDGYLLGVSGGMYPEIWAEGGAKLSFKEGTVPSGEWVHLTLTWKQGERLIAYINGAEVTNIAAGSNPILSNDQSLIIGGAPWDPQALQMSGAIDEVRLFKQVLQPEQIAKLMEDNTIE is encoded by the coding sequence TTGATCCTCGAGAATGGGGAGGAGACTACACGGAAACAAACGCTTGGAACATGGCTTTTTCATGTCCCGCAAGATGGCCAAGGTTTAGCTAATCTGTATGGGAATCGTAAAGCATTAGCAGAGAAGCTGGATGAGTTTTTTTCTACTCCGGAAACAGCTTTACATCCAGGACATTACGGTGGGGTTATCCATGAGATGAGAGAAGCCAGAGACGTACGGATGGGCATGTACGGTCATAGTAATCAACCATCCCATCACATTGCTTATATGTACAATTACACTGGTCAACCGTGGAAAACACAAGAGAAGATTAGTGAAATTATGTCACGACTTTATCTGGGGAGTGAAATTGGACAAGGCTATGCAGGAGATGAAGACAACGGTGAAATGTCTGCATGGTATATATTTAGTGCGGCAGGCTTCTATCCGCTGCAAATGGGATCTCCGAACTATGCAATCGGAGCACCGCATTTCGAAAAGATGACGATTCACTTAGAAAATGGCAAAGATATCGTGATTAACGCACCGGATGTCAGCAAAGAAAATAAATATATACAAAGCCTTAAAGTCAATGGAAAGAGATATAATAAGACATCCATCCCTCATAAGCTATTGGCGAATGGAGCGACATTGGATTTTGACATGGGAGCGAAGCCTTCCAAATGGGGAACTTCTGAAGATGCATTACCGACATCTATTACAGAAGCGGCTACGGATGGTACGTCAATACAACTAGACCCGTTGTCTGATTTTACAAATGACGGAAAAGGTAAGGCTTATCATAGTGACCAAGGAGTAGCGAAAGCTTGGTTTGATAATACGTCTGCCACGAAGCTTTCTCTTGTGGCAGATAAAGCTTGGGTCCAGTATAAATTCGACTCGAATGAAAAGCGGGCCATGATGTACACCCTCACTTCTGGTGAAACGAAGGAAGAGGATCCGAAAAGCTGGGAAGTGATTGGCTCGAATGACGGCAAGCATTGGACACTTTTGGATCGAGAAGAAGATGCCTCGTTCAAGTGGAGAAATTTTACCCAACCGTTTACAATCGATAATCCTGGTGATTACCAATACTACCGAGTTCAATTTAAGGAAAATCAAGGTGCCGATCAAATCACGTTAGTAGAAGTAGAATTTCTTGGCTATGGAGATGTGACGAAAAAGCTGGATCAGGTAGAAGAAACGGTTGAAAACCTGCGGGAGTCAAAGGACATTTCTTGGCATGAGCACCTTATGTTAGAGTCTAAGCTTAAAGTGATGAACTATCTATTGGAAAAAGACCGTTATTCCATTGCTTCTAAACAGATAGAAGCTACAATGAAATGGCTTAGACATTCCAGACATTTGTCTGACGATGTGCGTTCTATGCTCATTGCGGAATTTACGGCATTAAAGGGATATATAGATCGCGCGGACAAGGATTCTATACCTGGGAAAGGGAGATGGAAATATCGGGATGAGGTGGAGCAAGTACCCATTTTTGAACTAAGTACGTTAAATACGCCAACGATTGAACCGGGACAAGACGCCACTATCTCTGTAGATATTCAGAACGTAGGAATGTCAGAAGGAGAAAAAGAAGTGGTGCTATCTATCAATGGGGAGCAGCAAGAAGTCAAAATAGTTACGGTAGCACCAGAAGAAAGCAAAACAGTAAGCTTTTCTGTATCTGATTTACCATTAGGGATTCATGAGATAAACGTGAACGACTTGGTTGGTACATTAAAAGTACTACATGAAAACGAGCCTGTACTTTCCATGAATTTTGAGGGAGAGGATGCGAGTGACCAGTCTCCTTATAAGAATGATGGTACGATAAATGGAAGCTCACACGTTGTGGAAGGGAAGTTTGGCAATGCGTTACAGTTAGACGGAGGATGGATTGAGGTTCCCAGCTCTGAATTTTTGAATGGGGGAGATGAGCTTTCTATTGCAACTTGGGTAAAATTAGACGATGCGAAGGAAGACCAAAAAATCATCGGCAAGACGTCAATTGGTGATGGGTATCTATTAGGTGTAAGCGGTGGTATGTATCCAGAAATATGGGCAGAAGGCGGTGCCAAACTTTCCTTTAAAGAAGGAACCGTTCCTTCTGGAGAATGGGTCCATTTGACATTGACCTGGAAGCAAGGGGAGCGATTGATTGCTTATATAAATGGAGCAGAAGTAACAAATATTGCAGCTGGTTCTAACCCAATCCTAAGCAATGACCAGTCGCTCATCATCGGTGGTGCGCCATGGGATCCACAAGCTTTACAGATGAGCGGAGCTATTGATGAGGTTCGACTATTTAAACAGGTATTACAGCCAGAGCAAATTGCAAAGCTAATGGAGGATAATACAATCGAATAA
- a CDS encoding glycoside hydrolase domain-containing protein, with product MVGTSSDVAFADAYLKGVTNFDVDAFYESALKNGAVASDDASVGRKGLTTSIFDGYTSTSTGEGMSWALDGYINDFAISNIAKALAEKSRGEEKTRYETDYNYYLNRAQNYVNMFQPEAEFFIGKNADGTWRTSAEEFDPREWGGDYTETNAWNMAFSCPARWPRFS from the coding sequence ATGGTAGGGACAAGCTCGGACGTCGCTTTTGCAGATGCTTATCTAAAAGGAGTAACAAATTTTGACGTCGATGCTTTTTACGAATCCGCTCTAAAAAATGGAGCAGTGGCGAGTGATGACGCAAGTGTCGGTCGAAAGGGATTGACGACGTCTATATTTGACGGCTATACAAGTACATCTACTGGTGAAGGCATGTCTTGGGCATTAGATGGATATATTAATGATTTTGCCATTTCCAATATTGCGAAAGCATTAGCGGAAAAAAGCAGAGGAGAAGAAAAAACGAGATATGAAACAGATTATAACTACTATTTAAATCGAGCACAAAACTATGTGAACATGTTCCAACCAGAGGCAGAATTCTTTATTGGAAAAAATGCTGATGGTACATGGAGAACCTCTGCAGAAGAGTTTGATCCTCGAGAATGGGGAGGAGACTACACGGAAACAAACGCTTGGAACATGGCTTTTTCATGTCCCGCAAGATGGCCAAGGTTTAGCTAA
- a CDS encoding glycoside hydrolase domain-containing protein has product MKTKTFTRRMSTMLCLLLPISLIPMQTISISAKEDSNISFSTSFESSDTPLTWENEVELDAEGNAMESGVNGNVPYDGIQGDITHQVENISASAENPPNEIATNLVDRNPQTKWLAFEPTARIEFSFEHEVNIVKYALTSANDAPQRDPQAWELYGSNNQEEWTKLDAQMNQSFGDRYERKLYEFSNDQSFQYYRLEITKNAGAGLTQLGEIALSNGIDAPPPEPSNMKTNIGDGPTSSYTAKTNVGWTGTKALFYQGQQTSKERGYSYNKIYDVNVDVTGKTQLSYLIHPEFADQDQLDYSGTYVSIDLAFTDGTYLSELGALDQHGVELSPQAQGNSKTLYMNQWNYKVSNIGQVAKGKTIDRILVAYDNPKGPGVFRGSIDDIKIDGNPSEEAPASPVDYVNILRGTNSNGSFSRGNNFPAIAVPHGFNFWTPVTDAGSTSWLYSYQQSNNNQNKPELEAFSLSHETSPWMGDRQTFQIMPSQVSGKPSADRNERALSFDHSNEIAKPYYYSVTFDNGIQTEIAPTNRAAMFKFHFTGEDNKLIFDNVNNNGGLTLNPEEQALTGYTDVRSGLSAGATRMFVYATFDAPVTESSMLTGEGRNNVSGYMGFEAESKTVTMNIATSLISVEQAKKNLEQDIPKNKTFDQVKKEAKKEWNDKLSIIEVEGASKDELTTLYSNMYRLFLYPNIAYENTGTEDNPVYKYASPFSPATGENTATETGAKIVNGKPYVNNGFWDTYRTTWPAYTLLTPTQAGEMIDGFVQQYKDGGWISRWSSPRLREPNGRDKLGRRFCRCLSKRSNKF; this is encoded by the coding sequence ATGAAAACGAAGACTTTTACAAGACGAATGTCTACGATGCTTTGTTTGCTTTTGCCCATATCCCTTATACCGATGCAAACCATTTCGATTTCTGCGAAAGAAGATTCCAATATTTCCTTTTCTACTTCGTTTGAAAGCAGCGATACACCTCTTACCTGGGAAAATGAAGTAGAGCTAGATGCGGAAGGAAATGCAATGGAAAGTGGAGTAAATGGGAATGTTCCTTACGATGGAATTCAAGGAGACATTACCCATCAAGTAGAGAATATTTCAGCAAGTGCTGAAAATCCACCAAATGAAATTGCTACGAATCTAGTAGACCGTAATCCTCAAACGAAGTGGCTAGCCTTTGAACCTACAGCCAGAATCGAATTTTCCTTTGAACATGAAGTGAATATTGTAAAATACGCACTTACCTCAGCAAACGATGCTCCTCAAAGAGATCCGCAAGCTTGGGAGCTATACGGATCTAATAATCAAGAGGAGTGGACAAAGCTTGATGCACAAATGAATCAGTCCTTCGGCGATCGATATGAGAGAAAACTCTATGAATTTAGTAATGATCAAAGCTTCCAATATTATCGACTAGAGATAACTAAAAATGCTGGAGCTGGTTTAACTCAATTAGGCGAGATTGCATTATCTAACGGAATAGACGCGCCACCTCCAGAACCATCGAACATGAAAACGAATATTGGAGACGGTCCAACTAGTAGCTACACTGCAAAAACGAATGTAGGCTGGACAGGCACGAAGGCGCTATTCTATCAAGGACAGCAGACAAGTAAAGAACGTGGATATTCCTATAACAAAATCTATGATGTAAACGTAGATGTAACAGGCAAAACACAGCTTTCCTATTTGATTCATCCTGAGTTTGCAGACCAAGATCAGCTCGATTATTCCGGTACGTATGTGTCGATTGATTTGGCATTTACCGATGGTACGTACTTGAGTGAGCTAGGAGCCTTGGATCAGCACGGAGTCGAACTTAGTCCTCAGGCTCAAGGGAATTCCAAAACCCTTTATATGAATCAATGGAATTATAAGGTTTCCAATATTGGACAAGTAGCGAAAGGAAAAACGATTGATAGAATACTAGTGGCGTATGATAATCCAAAAGGACCTGGGGTGTTCCGAGGAAGTATCGATGATATTAAGATTGACGGGAATCCTTCAGAAGAAGCACCTGCTAGTCCGGTAGATTATGTGAATATTCTACGTGGGACAAATTCGAATGGCTCCTTTTCAAGAGGAAATAACTTCCCGGCCATTGCTGTGCCGCATGGGTTTAATTTCTGGACACCTGTCACGGATGCAGGCTCAACAAGCTGGCTTTATTCCTATCAGCAGTCCAATAACAATCAAAATAAACCGGAGCTAGAAGCATTTTCGTTAAGTCATGAGACGAGTCCGTGGATGGGAGATCGTCAAACTTTCCAAATCATGCCGTCTCAAGTATCAGGAAAGCCCTCTGCAGACCGAAATGAACGGGCGTTATCTTTTGATCATTCGAACGAGATTGCTAAACCATATTATTATAGCGTGACGTTTGATAATGGAATCCAGACAGAAATTGCCCCAACGAATCGGGCAGCTATGTTTAAGTTTCATTTTACTGGAGAAGACAACAAGCTTATTTTTGATAATGTAAATAACAATGGTGGTTTAACGTTAAATCCTGAAGAACAAGCGTTAACCGGTTATACAGATGTTCGTAGTGGACTATCTGCAGGTGCAACGAGAATGTTCGTTTACGCAACGTTTGATGCACCTGTAACGGAAAGCTCGATGTTAACGGGAGAAGGAAGAAACAATGTTTCTGGTTATATGGGCTTTGAAGCAGAAAGCAAAACGGTAACGATGAACATCGCAACATCGCTTATTAGTGTCGAACAAGCGAAAAAGAACCTCGAGCAAGACATTCCAAAAAACAAGACGTTCGACCAAGTGAAAAAGGAAGCGAAAAAAGAGTGGAATGACAAACTGAGCATTATAGAGGTAGAAGGTGCATCTAAGGATGAGCTAACCACTCTTTACTCGAATATGTATCGTCTATTCCTGTACCCAAACATCGCTTACGAAAACACAGGTACAGAGGACAATCCAGTGTACAAATATGCAAGTCCATTCTCCCCAGCAACTGGCGAGAATACAGCAACAGAAACGGGTGCCAAGATTGTGAACGGTAAGCCGTATGTGAACAACGGATTCTGGGATACGTATCGCACCACTTGGCCGGCTTATACGCTTCTTACACCAACCCAAGCAGGTGAAATGATTGATGGGTTCGTTCAGCAGTACAAGGATGGTGGATGGATTTCACGTTGGTCCTCCCCCAGGTTACGCGAACCTAATGGTAGGGACAAGCTCGGACGTCGCTTTTGCAGATGCTTATCTAAAAGGAGTAACAAATTTTGA
- a CDS encoding nucleotidyltransferase domain-containing protein, with the protein MLKTLSFIANRLSDRNITWGVGGSLLLSFYKIIDKPNDIDILVDEANAAKINEIMSSIGKPKEALSSNPFRTIYFSKYSINDIDIDVMGGLAIQHDEGIYKISFQQESIVAHKKINGVDIPLCSLEDWYILYWLIPNKQEKALLIEKYLEVNGVTYPQLLIEALRQPLPLEVKERVEKLLS; encoded by the coding sequence TTGCTAAAAACATTATCTTTTATCGCCAACAGATTAAGTGACCGTAATATAACTTGGGGAGTTGGTGGTTCACTTTTACTTAGTTTTTATAAAATAATTGATAAACCAAACGATATAGATATTTTGGTAGATGAAGCAAATGCCGCCAAGATAAATGAAATCATGTCATCCATAGGTAAACCAAAAGAAGCATTGAGTTCTAACCCTTTTCGTACAATCTATTTCTCTAAATATAGCATTAATGATATAGATATTGATGTCATGGGAGGACTTGCAATACAACATGACGAAGGGATTTACAAAATATCTTTTCAACAGGAATCCATTGTAGCTCACAAAAAAATAAATGGAGTTGATATTCCATTATGTTCTCTTGAAGATTGGTATATCTTATATTGGTTAATTCCAAACAAGCAAGAAAAGGCCTTGCTTATTGAAAAGTATCTAGAAGTTAATGGTGTAACATATCCACAACTACTTATTGAAGCACTCAGACAACCTTTGCCCCTTGAAGTCAAAGAGAGGGTAGAAAAACTCTTAAGCTAA
- a CDS encoding NAD(P)-dependent alcohol dehydrogenase has protein sequence MKAIVYTRYGPPDVLELKQVDKPIPKDNEILVKVKATTVTVADIRSRSFTVPPAFWLPARITLGLRQPKKEILGMELAGEVEFVGKNVKRFKQGDQVFAASLTGFGAYAEYKCLEEDGPVAIKPSNITYGEAAAIPIGARTALHFLRKAGIKSGQSVLVYGASGSVGSYAVQLAKYLGAYVTGVCSTTNLELVKSLGADKVIDYTADDFSNTDETYDVFFEAVNKSSFSECKKLLKDNGTYINVTEPLPSVQMLWTKLTSTKKLLLSRNSPETSEALNFLKKLVEMGKLKVVIDRYYSLDEIVEAHRYVEKGHKRGNVVINVEHNH, from the coding sequence ATGAAGGCCATTGTGTACACAAGATACGGTCCCCCCGATGTGCTTGAATTGAAACAGGTTGATAAACCTATTCCAAAAGATAATGAAATCTTAGTTAAAGTAAAAGCCACAACCGTAACAGTAGCAGATATTCGGTCACGGAGTTTTACGGTTCCTCCTGCTTTTTGGCTTCCTGCTCGTATAACACTTGGTTTGAGACAACCAAAAAAAGAGATATTAGGAATGGAGTTAGCTGGAGAAGTGGAATTTGTGGGGAAAAATGTAAAAAGGTTTAAGCAAGGAGACCAAGTTTTTGCAGCATCCTTGACTGGGTTTGGAGCTTACGCAGAATATAAGTGTTTGGAGGAAGATGGACCTGTAGCTATTAAGCCTTCCAATATAACTTATGGAGAAGCTGCTGCCATTCCTATTGGAGCCCGAACAGCATTGCATTTTCTTAGAAAAGCAGGTATAAAGAGCGGTCAATCGGTTTTAGTTTATGGTGCTTCAGGGAGTGTAGGAAGTTATGCAGTCCAGCTTGCCAAATATCTCGGTGCATACGTTACAGGGGTTTGCAGTACAACGAATTTGGAATTAGTAAAATCTCTGGGAGCTGACAAAGTGATTGATTATACAGCAGACGATTTTTCTAATACAGACGAAACATATGATGTCTTCTTTGAAGCGGTAAACAAGAGTAGTTTTTCAGAGTGTAAAAAATTATTAAAGGACAACGGTACCTATATAAATGTTACTGAACCACTACCTAGCGTTCAAATGCTATGGACTAAATTGACCAGTACTAAGAAACTATTATTGAGCCGGAATTCACCTGAAACTTCAGAAGCATTAAACTTCCTTAAAAAACTTGTTGAGATGGGAAAGTTAAAAGTAGTCATTGACAGATACTATTCGTTGGATGAGATTGTGGAAGCTCATAGATACGTCGAGAAAGGACACAAGAGGGGAAATGTCGTTATAAATGTGGAACATAACCACTAA